A single genomic interval of Fructobacillus americanaquae harbors:
- the rpsR gene encoding 30S ribosomal protein S18 — MPEQNARPQRRRPQGGPRRRRKVDFIAANHIEYVDYKDTELLERFISERGKILPRRVTGTSAKNQRKVTAAIKRARIMALLPFVTED, encoded by the coding sequence ATGCCTGAACAAAACGCACGTCCACAACGCCGTCGTCCACAAGGTGGACCACGTCGTCGTCGTAAGGTTGACTTTATTGCAGCCAACCACATCGAATACGTGGATTACAAGGATACAGAATTGTTGGAACGTTTCATCTCAGAACGTGGTAAGATTTTGCCACGTCGTGTGACTGGAACTTCAGCAAAGAACCAACGCAAGGTTACGGCCGCTATCAAGCGCGCTCGGATCATGGCCTTGTTGCCATTCGTCACTGAAGACTAA
- the ssb gene encoding single-stranded DNA-binding protein — MINRVVLIGRLTRDVELRYTQSGVAVGSFSLAVNRNFTNANGDREADFINAVIWRKSAENFANFTGKGALVAIEGRLQTRNYENNAGQRVYVTEVVVDNFSLLESKAESERRRAQNGSGQAQDFSGNSQDFGNADPFASANQNNNQQSGNQQGANPFAANNNSEIDISDDDLPF; from the coding sequence ATGATTAATCGAGTTGTTTTAATTGGACGGTTAACCCGTGACGTGGAATTGCGCTATACCCAATCCGGTGTAGCGGTGGGCTCCTTTTCACTTGCTGTGAATCGGAACTTCACTAATGCTAATGGAGACCGTGAAGCTGATTTTATTAACGCCGTTATCTGGCGAAAGTCGGCCGAAAACTTTGCCAACTTTACTGGCAAAGGGGCTTTGGTGGCAATCGAAGGTCGGTTGCAAACGCGTAATTATGAAAATAACGCCGGACAACGTGTTTATGTAACAGAAGTTGTCGTTGACAACTTCTCATTACTTGAATCAAAGGCTGAAAGTGAACGCCGTCGGGCCCAAAACGGGTCTGGTCAAGCGCAAGACTTCTCTGGCAACAGCCAGGACTTTGGTAACGCTGATCCATTTGCATCCGCAAATCAAAATAACAACCAACAAAGTGGTAACCAGCAAGGGGCAAACCCTTTTGCTGCCAATAATAATTCAGAAATTGATATTTCTGATGATGACCTGCCATTTTAA
- the rpsF gene encoding 30S ribosomal protein S6 has product MATAYELTYIIRPDMEADAKKALVERFDKILADNGAEVIKSADWSNRRFAYEIAGYREGTYHVINFNAESDEAATEFDRLAKISSDILRQMIVKRDAD; this is encoded by the coding sequence ATGGCTACAGCATACGAATTAACATACATTATTCGCCCTGACATGGAAGCAGATGCAAAAAAGGCGCTCGTTGAACGCTTTGACAAGATCTTGGCTGACAACGGTGCGGAAGTTATCAAGTCAGCTGACTGGTCTAACCGTCGTTTCGCTTACGAAATCGCTGGTTACCGTGAAGGTACTTACCACGTCATCAACTTCAACGCTGAATCAGACGAAGCAGCAACTGAATTTGACCGTTTGGCTAAGATCTCATCTGACATCTTGCGTCAAATGATCGTTAAGCGCGACGCAGACTAA
- a CDS encoding Na+/H+ antiporter NhaC family protein, with translation MQREVNRKLAVALLAGVIFILAGGIIGLGLAPIAPLLVAIAWIILVMRLAGVTFQDAQAALIKGIEAGIAPLFLFLLIGSMIALWLGTGVIPTMIWLGFKLINPAWFLPTALLTSALVGTMIGSAFTTMSTVGVALMGVGTTLGFNPALVAGMIISGAIFGDKSSPLADSTNLAAAVSGTDLFAHLKNLMWTTLPAMAVTLILAFVFGFSAHHTGGVSVKTAAVTQLIQPTWWTIVPIALILISALAKIPAIPSLLLNVVVNTVYYLLSGHSLKTWANLVVNGYKTPSTNATLVALLDRGGMTAMMETIMLIMLALALGGLLSNLGILRAVMNPIVSYLKSQKSIVFATLLTGIATNFLVGEQYLSVMLPGQIFKEDYKRFGLSPLALSRAMEDSGAIANYLVPWGVAGAFASQTLHVPVLSFVPFTFLALFSPVFSLLSALTGIGLRQASQDEVAK, from the coding sequence ATGCAACGTGAAGTAAATCGTAAATTGGCAGTTGCCCTTCTGGCTGGTGTCATTTTTATTTTGGCCGGCGGTATTATTGGCCTGGGCCTTGCACCAATTGCACCCTTGTTGGTGGCCATTGCTTGGATTATCTTAGTCATGCGCTTAGCGGGTGTCACTTTTCAAGACGCACAGGCGGCCCTGATTAAGGGGATTGAAGCCGGGATTGCGCCCTTGTTCTTATTCTTACTCATTGGCTCAATGATTGCCCTTTGGTTAGGGACGGGCGTGATTCCAACCATGATTTGGTTGGGCTTTAAGCTGATTAACCCAGCCTGGTTCTTGCCAACTGCCCTGTTAACATCCGCCTTAGTCGGAACAATGATTGGTTCTGCCTTTACAACGATGTCAACAGTTGGGGTAGCTTTGATGGGGGTTGGAACAACCCTAGGCTTTAACCCGGCCTTAGTAGCTGGGATGATTATTTCGGGCGCTATCTTCGGTGATAAGAGCTCACCGTTAGCTGATTCGACTAACTTGGCGGCGGCCGTTTCTGGTACTGATCTTTTTGCCCACTTGAAAAACCTGATGTGGACAACTCTGCCGGCAATGGCTGTGACGCTGATTTTAGCATTCGTCTTTGGTTTTTCCGCCCACCATACAGGTGGGGTTAGTGTCAAGACGGCAGCGGTCACGCAGTTGATCCAGCCAACCTGGTGGACAATTGTGCCGATTGCCTTGATTTTAATTTCGGCCTTGGCTAAAATTCCGGCCATTCCATCACTATTGCTGAACGTTGTGGTTAATACGGTTTATTACCTGTTGTCTGGGCATTCTTTGAAAACCTGGGCAAACTTGGTTGTCAACGGTTATAAAACACCGTCAACAAATGCAACTTTGGTGGCCTTGTTGGACCGTGGTGGAATGACGGCAATGATGGAAACTATCATGCTAATCATGCTGGCCTTGGCTCTGGGCGGCCTCCTATCAAACCTTGGTATTTTGCGGGCAGTGATGAACCCCATTGTTTCGTACCTTAAGAGTCAGAAGTCAATCGTCTTTGCCACCTTGTTGACAGGGATTGCTACGAACTTCTTAGTAGGTGAACAATATCTTTCAGTAATGTTGCCTGGACAAATTTTTAAGGAAGATTACAAGCGCTTTGGTTTGTCACCCTTGGCCTTGTCACGGGCAATGGAAGATTCGGGGGCGATTGCAAATTATCTGGTTCCGTGGGGCGTTGCTGGGGCCTTTGCGAGCCAGACGCTGCATGTGCCAGTTCTGTCCTTCGTGCCCTTTACTTTCTTAGCCCTCTTCTCGCCAGTCTTTTCACTACTTTCAGCACTGACCGGTATTGGATTACGTCAGGCTTCCCAAGATGAAGTGGCCAAATAA
- a CDS encoding MFS transporter: protein MQVIQSKKLSERWLLTANLFANTGNAMIWPVTTLHMTVSLGQDLTMSGVVILFSSLMNILGAYIAGKLFDRWRPYPTLIGASLIAFFSLVTLFFYNGWPVFAFLMMTASFGIGSVNTLLNAYATTVTSKNTRIIFNNMYIVLNVGVVIGTLAVGYLFDYGFQWLMLLAATLFLILTGIAIGIFNVNTDIAPVLDDDSVETINSAGHADSIMTHEQESVKEPAKFEMSPLLWFLAAFLFVIYLSYMLWETVMAPHLRSIGISTRHYADLWVLNGLTIILFQKIISTWANKHPYRLSVITGGFVFASSFILMLFVNQFWQIVLVFELLTLGEMLASPQVPAWVAQLTPKEVSGQAQGFVSIMISLGRMVGPLYGGIMLDHGWFNPLFFSVFIAMIVANVGLLVVARKKKE, encoded by the coding sequence ATGCAAGTCATTCAAAGCAAAAAATTATCAGAACGCTGGCTCTTAACGGCTAACTTGTTCGCCAACACTGGTAATGCCATGATTTGGCCCGTCACAACCCTCCACATGACCGTTTCTTTGGGACAGGACTTGACGATGTCGGGTGTTGTTATTTTGTTCTCGTCCCTGATGAATATTTTGGGCGCCTACATTGCCGGTAAGCTTTTTGACCGCTGGCGACCTTACCCAACGCTGATTGGGGCAAGTTTAATTGCCTTTTTCTCACTGGTCACACTATTTTTCTATAATGGTTGGCCGGTCTTTGCCTTTTTGATGATGACGGCCTCTTTTGGGATTGGTTCGGTTAACACATTGCTGAACGCTTATGCAACGACTGTAACCAGCAAGAATACACGAATTATATTTAATAATATGTACATCGTGCTCAATGTTGGGGTGGTGATTGGAACCTTAGCTGTCGGCTATCTTTTTGATTATGGATTCCAGTGGTTGATGCTCTTGGCTGCAACACTCTTTTTAATTTTGACTGGAATTGCGATTGGCATTTTTAATGTTAATACAGACATTGCGCCGGTTTTGGATGATGATTCAGTTGAAACAATCAATTCTGCCGGTCATGCCGATTCAATCATGACACACGAGCAGGAATCGGTTAAGGAGCCCGCCAAGTTTGAGATGTCACCATTACTCTGGTTTTTGGCAGCTTTCCTCTTTGTCATTTATCTTTCTTATATGTTGTGGGAGACCGTTATGGCCCCACATCTGCGCTCGATTGGCATTTCAACCCGTCATTATGCAGACCTCTGGGTTTTAAATGGCTTGACAATTATCCTTTTTCAAAAGATAATTTCAACTTGGGCCAATAAGCATCCATATCGTCTCTCGGTGATTACGGGTGGCTTTGTCTTTGCCTCATCATTTATTTTAATGCTCTTTGTGAACCAATTCTGGCAAATTGTTTTAGTTTTTGAACTACTGACTTTGGGTGAGATGTTAGCTTCACCACAGGTACCAGCCTGGGTGGCCCAGTTAACGCCGAAGGAAGTTTCTGGTCAAGCGCAAGGTTTTGTCAGCATTATGATTTCACTTGGACGGATGGTTGGGCCTCTGTACGGAGGGATTATGTTGGACCACGGCTGGTTTAACCCGCTGTTCTTCTCCGTTTTTATCGCCATGATTGTGGCAAATGTGGGCCTATTGGTTGTGGCCCGAAAAAAGAAGGAATAG
- the zwf gene encoding glucose-6-phosphate dehydrogenase has product MVAELNTLVTFFGATGDLAKRLLYPSVFNLYKKGYLAEHFAVVGTARQDLTDAQYQDMVKESVSAGQDEKQVADFIAHFSYRASDVTDPAGYVGLKKEIENASEKFDIAGNRIFYMSVAPRFFGTIAKFLKSEGLLADKGYNRIMIEKPFGTSYTTAEKLQSELTEAFSEDQVYRIDHFLGKEMVLNIAPLRFGNPLISNAWNKDYIKNVQVTLAETLGVEERAGYYDTAGALLDMIQNHTMQIIGWLAMEEPKDFSDVAIRDAKNAAFSALEIYDEAGVNRYFVRGQYGAGKTAGHIAYNQEPDVPADSKTNTYIAGELHFDTPRWQGVPFYVRSGKRMTKKTTRIDVVFKAGAFSFGSAQEPQETVLSIVVSPDEQITWSLNAKEVSDNFNTQMIQLNWAPTAEQKAVTPAPYERMLHDAMDGNGSNFADWHGVATAWKFTDAISAVYAADKAPLEIYESDTMGPQAADDLLAKNGDAWVFQGK; this is encoded by the coding sequence ATGGTTGCAGAACTTAATACTTTAGTAACTTTCTTCGGCGCAACTGGCGATTTGGCCAAGCGCTTGCTTTACCCATCAGTCTTTAACTTATATAAAAAGGGCTACTTGGCAGAACATTTCGCGGTTGTTGGAACCGCTCGTCAGGATTTGACGGATGCTCAGTACCAAGACATGGTGAAGGAATCCGTTTCAGCTGGTCAAGACGAAAAGCAGGTCGCTGATTTTATCGCCCACTTTTCTTACCGCGCCTCTGACGTGACCGATCCCGCTGGCTACGTTGGCCTTAAAAAGGAAATCGAAAATGCCTCTGAAAAGTTCGATATAGCCGGCAACCGGATCTTCTACATGTCGGTTGCTCCTCGCTTCTTTGGCACAATTGCCAAGTTCTTGAAGTCAGAAGGTCTCTTGGCCGACAAGGGCTACAACCGGATTATGATTGAAAAGCCATTCGGGACTTCTTATACAACCGCTGAGAAGCTCCAAAGTGAATTAACAGAAGCCTTCAGCGAAGACCAGGTTTACCGCATCGACCACTTCCTGGGTAAGGAAATGGTCTTGAACATCGCACCATTGCGCTTTGGTAACCCGCTCATTAGCAATGCTTGGAACAAGGATTACATCAAAAACGTCCAAGTTACTTTGGCCGAAACATTGGGTGTCGAAGAACGAGCTGGTTACTACGACACTGCTGGCGCTCTTTTGGACATGATTCAAAACCACACGATGCAAATCATCGGTTGGTTGGCCATGGAAGAACCAAAGGACTTCTCTGACGTTGCCATCCGTGACGCCAAGAACGCCGCCTTCTCTGCCCTTGAAATTTATGACGAAGCTGGTGTGAACCGTTACTTCGTTCGTGGACAATATGGTGCCGGGAAGACTGCTGGTCATATCGCCTACAACCAAGAGCCAGACGTCCCAGCTGATTCAAAAACAAACACTTATATCGCAGGTGAATTGCACTTCGACACTCCTCGTTGGCAAGGTGTGCCATTCTATGTCCGTTCAGGAAAGCGCATGACCAAGAAAACGACTCGGATTGACGTTGTCTTCAAGGCTGGTGCTTTCTCATTTGGCTCCGCCCAAGAACCACAAGAAACTGTGCTTTCAATCGTGGTTTCACCAGACGAACAAATTACTTGGTCATTGAACGCCAAGGAAGTTTCCGACAACTTCAACACTCAAATGATCCAGTTGAACTGGGCACCGACAGCTGAACAAAAAGCTGTTACGCCAGCACCATACGAGCGGATGCTCCACGATGCCATGGACGGCAACGGATCAAACTTTGCAGACTGGCATGGTGTTGCCACTGCTTGGAAGTTTACTGACGCCATTTCAGCTGTCTACGCTGCCGACAAAGCACCGCTTGAAATTTATGAATCGGATACTATGGGTCCACAAGCTGCCGATGACCTTTTGGCCAAGAACGGCGACGCCTGGGTTTTCCAAGGTAAATAA